One window of Nicotiana tomentosiformis chromosome 11, ASM39032v3, whole genome shotgun sequence genomic DNA carries:
- the LOC138901479 gene encoding uncharacterized protein, which yields MREFIPHTLRDAWHAKFEKLHQGTMTVSEYAILLNGFSRHAPALVSIVKERVRRFSEGLNYGIRFSIARELKTYTPYQQVVDIARRLECMRGHKREDRGGQGPLGTRGFSGGHATDTAHHGRGSMSRLVHSALPASSGAPLISRSRVAHFAQPLSSAPLARDAFSGQYCRPGPSQSQQPHPPRACFECGNIRHMFRDCPRLWRGVPP from the coding sequence ATGAGAGAGTTCATTCCTCATacccttagggatgcatggcatgCAAAGTTTGAGAAGCTTCACCAAGGTACTATGACAGTGTCCGAGTATGCTATCCTATTAAATGGTttttccagacatgcacctgccttggtttctataGTCAAagagcgagtccgtcgatttagcgaggggctcaactatggtattagattcagcatagcTAGAGAGTTGAAGACCTATACCCCATATCAACAAGTGGTAGATATAGCACGGAGGTTGGAGTGTATGCGGGGCCATAAGAGAGAGGACAGGGGAGGCCAAGGGCCTCTAGGTACTAGAGGGTTTAGTGGTGGTCACGCTACTGATACAGCCCATCATGGCAGAGGCTCTATGAGCCGTCTAGTTcactcagcacttccagcttctagtggtgctccgctTATTTCGAGGTCTCgggttgcacactttgctcagccactttctagtgcacctcttgCACGGGATGCCTTCAGCGGTCAGTACTGCCGACCAGGAccaagccagtcccagcagccacacccaccgagagcttgttttgagtgtggtaatATCCGTCACATGTTTAGAGACTGCCCTAGACTCTGGAGGGGTGTACCTCcatag
- the LOC138901480 gene encoding uncharacterized protein: MVATLSAAPPAQPAKGGGRVGKGLPRRGGQARFHAFPGIMEAAASDAVITGVVPICHRGASVLLDSGSTYSYVSSYFALYLEISLDSLSFHVYVSTHVGDSIIVECVYRSRLVVIGGFETRVDLLLLCIIDFDVILGMDQLSPYHVILDCHAKTMTLAMPGLPRL; this comes from the coding sequence ATGGTTGCTACCCTTAGTGCCGCTCCACCCGCACAGCCAGCTAAGGGTGGGGGACGGGTGGGTAAAGGCctccctagaaggggaggccaggcaAGATTCCATGCTTTTCCAGGTATTATGGAGGCTGCCGCTTCAGACGCAGTCATTACAGGTGTGGTTCCAATTTGCCATAGAGGTGCATCAGTTTTACTTGAttcgggatccacttattcatatgtgtcatcttactttgctctgtatttggaGATATCTCTTGATTCTTTGAGttttcatgtttatgtgtccacgcatgtgggagattctattattgtggagtgtgtgtatcggtcgcgtttagttgttattggtggttttgagaccagagttgatctattgttactttGTATAATAgactttgatgtcatcttgggcatggaccagttgtcgccctatcatgttattctggattgtcatgccaagactatgacattggctatgccagggttgCCACGGTTATAG